The sequence GGCCAAGCAGAGCAGTCTCGGTGATCGCCCGGCCGGCGGGCCCCGGCGGCGCAAGCGCGACGAACAGTGGTGCCTCTACCGGTAGTTCCAGGCCCCTCCCGTCAGGTTGCCAGGTCGGGTGCTGCGGAAGCCAGTCGGCCAGGGCGGCAGCCGCCTGGGCGGTCAGCTCGACAATGCGCCCCTCGCCCCAGGCCACCTTGAGCTGCACGGGCACTTGGCCGTCGGCGCTCCAAATGAGATCCCCGAGCTTCAGCGCGCACACCTCGCTGGGACGCAGGCCGACGTCGCCCAGGAGCCTCAGGACAGCCAGGTCGCGGACGCCGACCCGAGTCGCCAGGTCGGGCGTAAGCAATAGCCGCTCGTACTGGTCGGGTGAAATGGTCGCCAGCGGGGGCGCCTGCTGCCGAGAGGCGTGCAAGCTGGCCGCCAGCTCGGGGCGGCCGGCCTGGCGGACAAGTCGGCGCAGGGCGGTGCATTCCAGCCGCAGCGACGCCCACGATAGTCCCCGGCCACCGTGACCGCCGACCCTCGCCCGCAGAGCGATCCAGCGGGCGAGGACGTCGTCGCTGAGATCCCACCGGGTGGGGGGCCGGCCGAGCTCGTCGGCCAGCCAGTCGAGGAACTGCTGGGCGATGGCGGCGTAGTGCGCCCGGGTCCCTTGGCTTCGGCGGCGCCGGCCCGGCGCAGGGCGGTGGATGCCCTGCTCCTGGAGGGCCTGGATGTCGTACTGGATGGTTCGGCGGCTGACCCCGAACCGCTCAGCGAGGGCAGTGGTGGTGATCTCGGGTTCGTCCCGCCAGGCTTGGGCGATGGCGTCCCGGCGTTCGGTCGGCCTGGCTGGACGGTCGGATCGGGCCAGGTCAGACACGCTGGCAGGCACGCCGTCGAGGTCGGCAAGTGCGGCCACGGCGGCGGCCAGGGAATCACTCGTAGATGCCAGGTGGACGTTCGTCCCCTCCCCCAGCGTCTGGCCGCTGGCGGCAAGGTCCCCAGGCCTCGCCCTCATCTGTCGGTCGATGGCGCACGCATGGTAGTCCTCGACTGGTTCACAGCACCTCTCCATACGTGGCGATCGGCCGTTGCGGCGGCGGAGTGTACCGCTTGGCCAAGGTAGTGGGGTCGCCGGTATCGTTCGGGCTTACGGTGGAGCACGGTCTGACCGTCGCCACCGGGAAGATCCAGCTTGCCAGGGTTGGTCCGGATACCGCGACCCGTGAGTTACCTCCGGACCTGGATCGGCATCCCCCTGCCGGGTCCCCTCCCTAGGGGAACGGCTGAGGGGATGTGGCCTGGGCGGGGCATAACGCCCTGAGCGCGGCCGACACGATGACCCTGGCACCCTGCCGGGTGAACCTACCCTCGTCGTGGACCCGCTGCACCATCGCCTCCGGTGCCTGGCCGCCGTTCCTGACGGCATCACAGGTCCGTCCCGCCCATTTGTAGGCGTCGATGCCCCGGCGGTCCTGCGAGTTGCGGATCTCTTTCCGCCAGAGTTCACCGAACGCCTGCCCGGCCGCCTTGGAACTGGCCCAAGGCCGCACCCGTATACGGGCTTCGATGGTGGGAGGTGGCCCCGATGGCAGCAGTTCAGCGTTGGGAATGGCCTGCTGGCGGTCGCCGCCACCGCAGCTCGCCACCGCGAGGATCACCACGATGAGGACCGCGACGGTGGCCAGGGAGCGCGAGATCGCCCGCATTGCCCTCGTCGCTGGGGTATGCGGCATGCGCATGGGTCGCCTGGGCTGGCTCACGGCACGCTCCATGCCTGTGATTGCCATTGCTGGGGGCGGGAGTGTACCGCTCCTGCAAGACATCGGACTCGGCGACGGCGTTCGGGCCTAATGGTGGGCTGGTCGACCAGCCTCCTGACACGGTCGTCTGACCGCTTGCCTGGCGGCTTCCGTGATTCCGGCAGAATCGGGGGGATGACGCCATGAGCGGCATTGACGCATACTCTCCCGATACGGCCAGAACGATCGGTCCGACAAGGAGGGTTCCGTGGGTGCATCCAGGTGGGCGCGGCGACATCGTGAACGCGGGACGTTGCGGCTGCGCCTGGCGGCGCTGCTGGCGATCGTCGCGCTGGCCGCGGCCGGGTGCGGCGGGGACGACGACGGCGGCGGC comes from Actinomycetota bacterium and encodes:
- a CDS encoding HTH domain-containing protein; protein product: MSDLARSDRPARPTERRDAIAQAWRDEPEITTTALAERFGVSRRTIQYDIQALQEQGIHRPAPGRRRRSQGTRAHYAAIAQQFLDWLADELGRPPTRWDLSDDVLARWIALRARVGGHGGRGLSWASLRLECTALRRLVRQAGRPELAASLHASRQQAPPLATISPDQYERLLLTPDLATRVGVRDLAVLRLLGDVGLRPSEVCALKLGDLIWSADGQVPVQLKVAWGEGRIVELTAQAAAALADWLPQHPTWQPDGRGLELPVEAPLFVALAPPGPAGRAITETALLG
- a CDS encoding DUF732 domain-containing protein, with amino-acid sequence MRAISRSLATVAVLIVVILAVASCGGGDRQQAIPNAELLPSGPPPTIEARIRVRPWASSKAAGQAFGELWRKEIRNSQDRRGIDAYKWAGRTCDAVRNGGQAPEAMVQRVHDEGRFTRQGARVIVSAALRALCPAQATSPQPFP